atgatgatggccggcgaaatcattgactgatgtataccaattagagtaagtggggcccttaactaataaaNNNNNNNNNNNNNNNNNNNNNNNNNNNNNNNNNNNNNNNNNNNNNNNNNNNNNtgtatatatataaactgatcagctatacttattgagtaggcagctcattccttgccacgtacttttcaggagataggtcacactgactagccacattgactttgagcggtgccgttgtctttattaggtgggtcagccgtgacttctgaagccaaagtttttgattgttgggttgtaaatattctggtcttttatcgggatttatgtttaaagttgtggtatgatttttcttgaggttatgtacacgaGAACAtgtagtgagggtaaatattacttttggtgatatctaataccttttgtgatatataatattatattgataaattagaatttattttactggttgaaagagaattacttatagaatgagttctgattAGAGAAgggatgaaatagtgataattagatgtagcgagtagggggtgctacagaTGGCCCTTTAATTGGGGTGGCAAATGCGTCAACAAGACGTTGTGAGTTTGAATTCTACGAATGCAggtatttaaattattttttattaatatatatatatatataaatttattggttGATTTAGAAATACTCATCTATTATATACTAAtgctttaataatagtatgattgttgatttaaaattatcaatatattctatttaaaaaaacactaactttttaattataaaaaaaaaaaataggggactcaaatttttatctcaaaatttgaattttttgctgaattttgaCATTGGAGCCCAAACTTGTAAGTGGACCTGAATGATATTCAGGCTGCTTAGGCAAAGAATTGAGGTACATATACCATCTTGGGAATCTTATCTTTATATTGGGCCGGCCCAATTCAGTAAACTATGCACCCCACCTGCTCTATTGAGGGCCCAATCCATCCATCATTTCCTCTACTAAGAAATCATGAACCTAGTTTGAAAGCATTTTAATTTGACCTAGAAAGGAACAGTAGagtcaaattatttgatactCGATTTGAGATTGATGAACAAAATATCGTTTTGTTTACACATAAAAGTTATGTCTAGACATATTTTTTCGTTTGATACTTTATCGAAATTGATTTAAACTCGATTCCATGAgataaatatgtatgaaatatCAAACTACTCTAGCATCACTCGTACTCGAATTTTAGACATTATGTTTCaagtttgatataaaaattcaaacaaattagAGTAATCATACTTTAGACTCAAATTGATCGATTGCCATACCTAAATcggaataaaaaaaaatgataaatgttACTCcagatataaaatatacaggCAACAATGATAGGTAGAGTGCGTATTAAATAGATAGGACAGTTTTCTGCCTCTTTGATTTGTtcagtaaataaaaatgatgaatttatttaaaacccACTAATAATAAGTCCGCTTGAGCGACTTTATACGACCCTAGATACGGggtaaattagtaatttcaaataaatcttaCAATTTAGCATTTGTGTTTtcagaataatataatttttacataaaaaaccACTATATTTGATTACAATTATGTCATGAAtgtcaatatttaaaaaatatatatatataagtttttgaataaaaacatatatggGTGAGACATATGCATGATGGTAATGAGTATGATGGAACATATCTTTTCCAACTTTCATCATCACATCATATCATGTCTCTACCCCTTCCAGAATTTTGACCAAGTTTTTCAAACCCACAAATTCCAAccactcaaaaaataaatgaaaataaaaataattcttgaaaagaaaaagaaaaaagaaaagtgagtTGAATGAGATTGATGTGTGGCCCCCACAACACCAAGAGTGAAGAAAAAGTCACctaaccaaaaacaaaaagagaaaacagtTGGAAACCATATctcacaacaaaaataaaaaagagaaccccccaccccaccccaccccccatTTTGAATATTGTTCATTGTTGTGTCgcatttatttattcacaAAACTAGATTTAGtcgaattaaatcaatcacaaaataattgtGATTTACTTATGATGTGATTGGTCGTTCTTTCTGAACTGTACATCAATAATACAATAAGTGAGTTGTACTTACTATATAATTCGTTCAAGTCCTGTCAAACCTAGTCTCAATTAGAATTTTCCTCATATACTCACTATGAACactgaaaattttagttcaaataagatttgataaaaattgagCCAGAACGTGTTTCAATgagcttataaactctttaaaatatcttatactatgttgcaaaatttttaataaattttaagaaataagtttataaaattcaaaaataaaatattatgaattcaCCTGCGACTACCCTCTCGATCACATAGCAAGTGTATTTGGatctgaataaaaaattttctctatGAAGAGaacatgtgtgtgtatatacacaaaatcatTCTACAAGAGACTGACTGCTTATCACATTCAATCAACTGCTgacaatatttgtaataaaaataattgtgtatatatatatttaattttttttatcataataagtttataataaatatgtagGGACATGAGGGCCAATAtgcaatattttcatgaattatTACATTAGTGGGTATATGTGATGGGGAATATATgggaattgaattttttattataaattttattttattatttattttatttgatatatacaCGTCACGTGTATAAACATGATATCAATAGATATGATCAATTAAACTATCTCTCATGTATGaaatattcttattcaaatcaaatctgGTTGAACTAAACTAATCGCACaacaagtatattatatttatcatgtgattgattattttttttaaattataaactaattatataattaattttaatatgatcaaatctgatttaaataacaatttttcaaCATGCAATTGCACTCTCTCTTACAGGagtttttcagaaaaaaaaaaaaaaaaacatttatctTTCCATTTCCATGCTATAGAAACATGTTATCATAACCACTGCAATAATTTAGTCCCCCACTTTACCCCACCAAAAATTCacacaaatatgaaaaaaagcaACACAATTTCCCGAATCCCAACGAACAAATCCATCTTTTTCCCCCTCTTCTCTTTGACTCACTGTTATCTCTTCCTCCCCcaaaatcatcaattttttgtcaCTTTATCCCTCTTTTTATGCTTTATTACCAACTActcctattattttattttatttttaccttaattaataatcacaCACATACAAATTCTGTACCCTTTAATTAATGACAACTGGTTCACAAATTATTACAACACTACAATTTAAACTCTGGTTAATGATCACTTTATAACAATTATGTGAGGTTCATCAGGTCCCATAATTTTGTAATGCGATGATCCTACGTTagaataatacatatatataatttaattgttattttttttatcatacttaggatttaataattaattcctAAAAGGGCATAATTGAAATCTTAGGATACcccaccaattttttttttcttcctatACTCCCATTAGTGTGTTGtgtgtctatatatattaatatatatatatatatatataaagaaaaattcatatgATAGGTGAGATGATGTTGTGCAGAacataattgtaaaattagaAGATGATGAGCGATGATCTTCACTCCATTGCTTTCAGCAGTTGTAGTCATAACCTACACAGCTCTTCCCTAGGTTGGGATTTCCACAACCTTGGAGTTCTCAACACCATGTCTCAATGTATGTGCATAtacccccccaccccccccccccaaccccctctctttttaatcaattacatcatatatatataacactcTTGCAACTGATCATATCGATCTGATCTTTCATCAACAGATGATATGGACAGCATCAGCAGCCCACCTATTTCCCATGATCATGTCTCGTTTCTTGATGATCATGATTTCTCGACGGGGTATCTCCAGGATGTTCTGTTTGAGTTCAGCTCTAAGCGACGACGCCTGCTCATGTTCGCCGACCATCACGACGACGGCGGAAGACACCTGGAGATCAGCTCGATGCAAGTGcgtaaattatgaatttgttCATGTTACGCACGTACGTAGAATTTCGATCCCTCGTACCTACGTATTCGTGTGTTTGTTTATACGTATAAATTGTGGTGTCTGCAGAACTGCTGGACGTCCAATCTCATCCAGAATTGTTGCCAGGAATTCGACAGCTTCACCCAAATCGCCAAGTCTACTACTGACGGGATTTCAggtaattcattttttattctaaagtCGTCCAGATCgtgtattatattaaatttttagatatttataattcatcattccaactatatcattttttaaattttgatatttggatctatttcttctttttatcaacttattcttttaattttatgaaatttacatttttctatatatgaatattttgcaattgatttttctgtttaaaaatattatatgcactacatatgtaatatttatagagaaaaaatatagtgcattaatgtttttttgacaaaaaattgattaaaaaatagttatatatagtaaaatataaattttatcaaattgatatgacaaattaatacaaaaaaatatttaaataacgtgtaaaaatagaaataatttggatggcaaaatataatatatttttaatttttttaaaaatattattgaagtGACAAACTTGGAATATAAAATCGATTCGGTTCGACTAATGATCTCTTGCAATATATCATGTTAAAAACGTTAATTTCTTATCATTAAAcgtttaatttgatattcgACAGAAATGAAAGCAGCTGAAGAGCAGGCAATTTCAGAAAGCTACGAACATTATTCTTCATCTTCGTCGTCGCAGAAAGAAATGTCATCAGCAGACAACCTGCGATGGACGACACCTGAGAAAGGAAATCTGTATTGCGTAGACGACGACACCATGTTTTCTTCTGGTAATaactttttccaattttttatctttttaatttatctctctctacaaatatataaataaagggagaaatgcaagcaatcccgtgatattgcaaatgaacaaaattttctcctataaaaaaaataagaatttcctttcctatgtttttcaaaatgcagcaatttagCCATTGTgttctttaaaataaagcaatttacatcttagatagagagataaattgctatattttattatagggggtaatttgctcatttgcaatgtTACAtagataaatttcattaaactttataaataaataattttggtattgagtgaaataataattgttttggCAAGAATGAGGAACTTTATTTATTCCTGAAGATGTTTCTGCATTTGTCTTTTCCTTACAAAGGCTGCAAATTGGGATTGACCAAATGCACTAATTAAACTGCAGTACTTTAGgggcaaaaagagaaaagagattTCCTTCCTCTTCATAAAGAAAAGACTATCCCTATGTAGTCATGGACTTGTCTCCTCCTATATACTTTTTGCCTaccatattattaaaataatattctatttttaaatatatatagaacccccttttttcttttttataaatttatatttacgcCTGCATTGTTCGTCCCGTTGGATATtcttatttaagaaattatcaaattttacgATTTTATTCTGAAAAAAG
The window above is part of the Sesamum indicum cultivar Zhongzhi No. 13 linkage group LG2, S_indicum_v1.0, whole genome shotgun sequence genome. Proteins encoded here:
- the LOC105156155 gene encoding uncharacterized protein LOC105156155, with product MMSDDLHSIAFSSCSHNLHSSSLGWDFHNLGVLNTMSQYDMDSISSPPISHDHVSFLDDHDFSTGYLQDVLFEFSSKRRRLLMFADHHDDGGRHLEISSMQNCWTSNLIQNCCQEFDSFTQIAKSTTDGISEMKAAEEQAISESYEHYSSSSSSQKEMSSADNLRWTTPEKGNLYCVDDDTMFSSGRDEKRKKRVLAKVVYPFALVKPGGFEGDMTLNDINERILMPPTRPVRHPVGDFACRPLVSPDGPGLSGKAVVAFTRIHTQGRGTITIIRTRG